The following coding sequences are from one Strix uralensis isolate ZFMK-TIS-50842 chromosome 6, bStrUra1, whole genome shotgun sequence window:
- the TSSK6 gene encoding LOW QUALITY PROTEIN: testis-specific serine/threonine-protein kinase 6 (The sequence of the model RefSeq protein was modified relative to this genomic sequence to represent the inferred CDS: inserted 2 bases in 2 codons; substituted 2 bases at 2 genomic stop codons), with protein sequence MPKTDAGEKLLCELGYRLGHTLREGSFSKMKLATSNKYKGPLVIKADXQQAPPAFTYKFLSRDFSIVRNFWHPNIMRVFEPIKVCNGKLYVMMEAAATDLLQLVQQLRKLPWVPKARDIFVXVMAPICYVHNCNLVHQNLKCENMLLTTDGHQAKFSDFGFSKEANSYLDLSTTFCRSAAYTSPEILMGIPYNTKKYDMWXLYVIVAGYTPFHDTDIRSIPQWQXVLYLEGLPPLLAPYHALTAQLLRFSPASHPSVGQVAKNSWMKRDI encoded by the exons ATGCCAAAAACTGATGCAGGAGAGAAGCTACTCTGTGAGCTGGGCTACAGGCTGGGTCACACATTAAGGGAGGGCAGCTTCTCCAAGATGAAATTGGCCACCTCCAACAAATACAAAGGCCCCTTAGTCATCAAGGCGGACTGACAGCAAGCACCCCCAGCCTTCACGTACAAGTTTCTGTCCCGGGACTTCTCCATCGTGCGCAATTTCTGGCATCCCAACATCATGCGCGTCTTTGAGCCCATCAAGGTCTGCAATGGGAAGCTCTACGTCATGATGGAGGCAGCagctactgacctgctgcagctggtgcagCAGCTCAGGAAGCTGCCCTGGGTCCCCAAGGCCCGGGACATCTTTGTGTAGGTCATGGCGCCCATATGCTACGTGCACAACTGCAACTTGGTGCACCAGAATCTCAAGTGTGAGAACATGCTGCTCACCACTGATGGCCACCAGGCCAAGTTTAGTGACTTTGGTTTTAGCAAGGAGGCCAACAGCTACCTGGATTTGAGCACCACATTCTGCAGATCAGCAGCCTATACTTCCCCAGAGATCCTGATGGGCATCCCCTACAACACCAAGAAGTACGACATGT TGCTCTATGTGATAGTAGCTGGCTACACACCGTTTCATGATACCGACATCCGCAGCATACCCCAGTGGC AGGTGCTGTACCTGGAGGGGCTGCCCCCACTACTGGCACCCTACCATGCCCTCACTGCCCAACTGCTCCGGTTCAGCCCGGCCTCCCATCCCAGCGTGGGGCAGGTGGCCAAGAACAGCTGGATGAAGAGGGACATCTGA